Part of the Candoia aspera isolate rCanAsp1 chromosome 1, rCanAsp1.hap2, whole genome shotgun sequence genome, ATAATCATACAGGCTGGTATCCCTTGCTTCATAAAATGTGACAGTCTATGAAGAACAACAGATAAATACATCAGTAAAGTAGACTATATTACCGTCCTCTGAATTTCTAATAAACATACATTAGGAGAAAGTGGTATAAAACATACAGGAAATCTTTATTCTTGTTGGTTTAAGGCAGGCAAAAACTTTTATAAAacttaataaacaaaatatagaaaacaaGTTACATGAGCTATatcaaatatataatttatatgtgCTTCAGCCCAGAATGCTTCCTCCAACAGATATGGCATTATCTCTTtatctaaatattattttaaaattgtatattgCATTTTGAGGTGAGTCATAGCAGATCAGACCTATCTGAtcatggctgatcttgaaaacgcTCAGCAGCATTGGATTTGTGCAAGTGGCCACATATAATAGGTATTTATGTTCTGAATGCATCACTAAGTTCTGAATATAGGATTCAAAGTCTACAGATgagttctgattttttaaaatgtattattggcCTTATAGATTACATCTGCAAATATTCttaaaacattttgttgttttaatcttatAGTAGACCATTAACCAGTGacatttgttttgaaatgtttggTTATAGGtggaaaatattttatagaataAAGCATAAGCTTTTAATATTTGTGTGATACTATATACTGTATTGTTATATGCTTGTTTAATAAACAGACCTTtacagtgtttttttccccacctaaATTCTAATTTctggtttcattatttttttgtttggggATTTTTGCATACAGTGATCTGCACAAACTTTCCCAATAAAGATAAACAAAAGATAAAGTTTGAATGGAAgatgggaatttcagaaaaaaatatagaaaacataAATGCCCCATTATTCAGTCTGGTTCATGTAAGAATGgtaacaagaagaagaaaataatgataCTCTGTGTAGAAAGCACTCACCTTATTCTTAGTGCAGATTCCACGAGCTATTTCATAATTAATATGGATTTCAGTCAACAACAGTTCTGGCCTGTAAATTTTAACATCCGTTGATAAACCCAGATTTTCCAAAAATACTATCTGACCCCAAAATGTCACATTTTCTCTCCTGTCTATATAATGAATATCAAGATTCAAATTGTGTTCAAATGATATGTATGGGCAAACTTCGTTCAATTTTGATGCAGCACTAAGCACTTCTAAATTCAATGGGTATACCTTGCGGTTTATATTTGTGTTATTGATTGTCAGTAAATACATATCTCCAgaaggattaaaataaaaaataaaacgtGTAAGATTATTTTCCCAAGCAGTAAGCTTTACAACATCTGTTGTTTGAAATTTGAAGAAAAACAGAGCATTATTTTTCAGCTTTATTATGGCATTTCCACTGTAatctggaaaagaagaagaatacaatattaagtatatttctagataaataaaataatttcctatAAAAGTTCTATGTCTTGATACTGTAATTTCAAACATACTTAAAGTAGAGTAAGCATCGCTGAGTACACAGGAACTTACCGTCCAGCAAACATTCATGATTTCAGTAAACATACATAATCTTTTTTACTCCAAGTACATCTCATTATTCTTCTTATTTTAAgtcactttcttttaaaaaactcatGGTAAGTTATTTAATTCTTTTGGTTGTCATAACTCTGAGAGGCATACTAAGTTGAGAAAAGTACCATTGGCCACTTCACACAATAACCTTCTCAGCTGACAAGGGGCTCATTTTGGTTTCTCAGTTTTATCTTTAAGCTCTTcaccacatttattttttatataaacagatttattttattaggtTATACTATCAGAATGTAGCTCTCTCTTGAATGTCAGACAGCCACAAAAATGTTGCTGTCTGAAGCCAAACCCAAACAGTATCCCTCTCCTATGACAAAAGTCCGGTATCATTCCAGAATAAATTTTTATCTTTATCCTGTCTTTCTTCACTATGCTGCCTAAATTACATCACTTTACTCTACTAACTGAAGGACCAGTTTTGGCATCCACAGTGAATTCCAGGAGATTAGAGATTTATGCCTCCTAGGCTAGCAAGAATCCACCATTAGGAGAAACTGAAATGGTGGCATAGCAATTCTTTTGATCATAGGAAATACTGGACACTTGACAACTGGGACAATGTGATGATGACCTCCTGAGCTGTATCCAATCTCATTATATATCCAATCTCAGCATAGTGACTGAAGTTCCCCAGCACTAATAACACAAAGGATTCCCAACACTAGTCCTGAGATGAGATCCAGAAGCACAGGAAGGGATGGTGCTGGGCAGCTGAGTGGGCTATCCACCACCAGAATCTCTTGCTTGTCTCTGGAGCTCAACCTCAGATGTACACTTGCACTGAACTACCTGTAAAGCAGGACCTATGGTAACAGCCGAGGTCTCATAGAGGATCATCCCCACTTTCCTTCTCTTCTATCACAGCTGCTGAAACACCTGAAATTCTGAAAGCCAAGGTCACCCTTcctcacccagccaggtttcagtaatacatgccacgTCTGCTTACTCTTCCAGGAACAAGCCAACCAATGGTTCCGCTCTTGGTCCCCTATCCACCATACAGCTGTAACAGCCCCCACTTACCAATCTTCATCTCCTCAGCCCTATTCACATTAGGGCTACCAAACTCTCTTATTGACTAGGTTCTTCAAACAGCCTATTGTAACAGCTGCACTTCACTTTGGGCACAATTTAAAATTCTGTCATTAATCATTAAATCTCTAAAAGGTTTGAAACTTTGCTATTTGGAGGGTGATCAGCtctgtttaatattttttattaaaacataATATACTTAACCAATAATCATTTGATGAATCGTAGAACCTTCAGATACTGCTGAAAATTTCTCTTTTGTACCAGATATCTCAAGATAACCATACTGGCTATTTTTGTCGTAAGTATAAAAAACTGTGTCATTATCCCATAATACCATGGAACTTAATGCTGAAAGTATGGCTTCCATATGTATGGCACCAGCAGTGGGTAAACCTAGGATAAAGTCTTTCAAGATCCATTGAGCTGTATCTTCGTTATAGGCAGCCATGTATAATATCTTTTGGCTGAAACACCCAGTGCATTCCAGCAGTACTGCAACTGTAGCAGTGCGTGAGTCGTAGCAAGCAGATACTATTAATAGATTAACAGTTATTTCTAAACTTAGTTCTCTTCTTAACTGTTCAGTATTTGTCAATAGAGAAAACTCATCCTCAGAATATCCAAGAAAAATGTCTTCTTCTGACCATATAATTATTTCACTTAATCTTCTCTCCTGAAGGAAAACAAacttatgaaaataatttttccaaACTTTACAAATAATACAATCCAAGATTAAACTGTGttataaaatattcattaaaaattaacaGTTGGTATCATGAATTAATATATTTGCAGTTTACACAAGGAGGGTCAGAACCAGAGAAAAACATTTTGCACTTACATACAGTTGTTATTCTTCTAGTGGTCCATAAAGTATTTGCAATTTCACAAACATGAAATTATACCATACTGTCTATGATATTAGGAACTGATAAGAGTACAGGGTTCAACCTTGCCTAACTCAAGCATGCCTGACAATGGAATTGCTATTCTAATAAGAAAAGCATTTGCCAAATTGAGAGAATATAGTCACGTTATCTTAATTATCAACAGATGTTTGTTTACATTTTGGTTCTATGTACACTTGTCTTCAGTGTACCTCTGTGTAGCTATATAGATTATTTCATACTAAAACAGATACATCAAGCAATGTGAAAAGATTAATGAAAAGAAATCTATATGTAATAGCATATAAACTCTTACACAAGTTATGTAGTTTATGGTGACTTCATAACAGTGACTGAGAACCACAAGTGTGAACCATATAGACCATGAGAAGAAAAGCAGTTTCATATTAACATAATTGCAATTCTGCTTTTTTTGAAAATTCTGGTATCAGTACATTCACAAGTATGGGAGTCTAGCCAGCTTCATATTCAGAAGTTAATCAAATTaaggcttccagtggggaatCATGGTGGGTTGATGGTCTCTGAAGGCAGAGAGAGCCACTGCAGCTGAGAATGCTGGCTGGGAGGCAGATTCTGCCCAGTGCAATCTCCCTGGATCAAAGGGAGATTGTGAGATAAACTATATGGGCTCCAGATGGTAGTTCCTTCTGAGTTAACTGCAGAAACAGAAAAGTTTTTACAGCTGGCTCAGGAGTTGAGCTGTCGGGAATCCTGGAATTCCATCTATACTCCTAACTGTGGTGGAGCCAATACAGACATTAAAACCCTGCTTCCCccacttcttaatcactttgggatGTAATTAATTACAGATTAAGAGAGATTTCCTCTGAGGCAAAGATAAGATTCCTGTGGTGAGTAAAATCTTCTTTCAAGattacaaaaaaaaggggggggaagagagaaagagagacaaagaGGCTTTGATTTAAAGATTCAAGAACTATTTGCAAAAAGCTTAATTAAGAGAAGatataagaaagtttaaaacagacaaagggacagtcttttttttcttatttttctatttctatttttatcatttttatgttTGATGAAAGTGCTTTGGCTCACTAAGCCTGTTAAAGAGGCTAGCCCAGCATGGGAATGTTCCTTGTTTATCCTCAATGACTGCATGTAATTGGCAGAATCTGCATAAGAAAGATAAGGTAAAGAATCAGACAGTGACGTTTAGTTGCCATGGAGATGTGATGCCTGTTGTAGCTGAAGTTACTGAGAACTACAGTACTTAACTAAAAAGTGTTtgaaacaagaaaataataaggggaaaaaaggagaggcttgtctttttattttgcctgcttGAGACATCTTCACTTTTAGATTAAAAATGGCTACTAGAAAAATGGCAAGAGAGGGCAGGAGGGGCTCGCTAGAACAACCTATGGAAAAAAGTTACACAACATATGCTTCAGAGATTTTTTTGAACAAATGGGAAATAAATTTGATCAGATGGGAAATAAAATGGATGCTTTAAGAAAATGGATTACAGATTTGTAAAATTGAGAGAGGAGTTAAGAgaagatgttaaaaaaatggaaaattctaTAAAGCCAATATCTGGAgaggtaaaacaaattaatgacggAGTGGAAATTTTAAAGAGTAAGACAGAGGTTCAaggcagagagttggaaagagtaTCGGATAATCTGGCTTTactgaaattgaaagaattttgtttgagatttagagtGGTTCCAGAGGTTCCAGATGAAAATATTAGAGAGCAGCTTATTAATGTTTTGGCAAATGTTTTGGATCTGGAAGAGGGAGATATGTAGGCAGAAACTGATAAAATTCATAGAATAAATTCCAGATTTGCCAGAATGAGGAATGTCCCTAGCGATATTTCAGTGCATTTTGTTAGAAAGAAGACAAGGGACCAAGtcctgcagcagcattttaatacaagattgaAAGTGGATAATACTgacataattgttttgaaatagattcctattagaattttgcACAAGAGAAAAGAATACTCCTTCTtagctgaaaaattaaaacagaaaaagatcccattttgatgggataaattggaacatatgatttttacttttaaacagcaaagATTTAGACTGAATTTTGTCCAGAAGGCAAGAGATTTTTTAGAAGGATATAAAGGAGAATTGGAAGAGATGGAAATGTAGGTTTTAGAGGGAACTGCACAAGAGCCACAACAGAAGAATCCAGAAAAGATGATATGGAATTGGGAGCTACAGGTATGGACTTTTCTAAGTTTTTGGACTGAGTATGGATTACAAAtgtttaacatggaatataaatggcacaaatgctcctcaaaagaggggggaaattttcattatttgaaaaaattaaagcaaggtATTATTTGTCTCCATATCaggaaaaaatgatataaaatatttgacctATAAATCTTTGGgcaaagaatttatttcagcagatattaaaaagagaaatggagttgttttgtatattaatCCTCAACTAAACCCAGAACTTGTATTAACTGATGATCGTGGCAGGTTTGTTGGAGTAGACATTATATTATATGGAGTTAAAATCATGGTCCTGGGAGTTGatgccccaaatgaagataaaagtgACTTTTTATAAACAACATATGGAGAGGCTAATGGACTTTTCTTATGAaagttggtgtttgatggggAATTGGAATGGAGTAGTTTCCTCCCAACTGGACaggacttctgagaaaaatattaaaatagggTAAATTACCAtaagttttctttgatttaatgGGCAATTTAGGGTTGATTGATGTATGGACAGAGAAGAATGGTAGTTCCAGGGAGTACATCTATTTTTCAGGAAGacacagatctttttcaagaatagatatgatttggattgcAAGTGACTTGGCTACTAAAATGTCTAAGGTAGGGATTCTACCAGACTTTTTCatatcataatcctgtgagtctggtttataaaagaaaatatctTTCTTTCAGATGAAGACTAAATGAAGCATTGTTACAGAAAGGtcaggattgtaaaaagaaattaaaagaatgttttgaaaataatttagacaAAGGTACTGATTtcagaatggtttgggatgcaagtaaagcttttaccAGAGGTTATTTCATACAAGATGATTATTTCATACAACTAtttattttggatgaaataaaaagaaaagaagaataattaAGGAACTCCTCAGGAAATACAAGTATCTCCCAGCAAATCAAGATTTTACAGCAACAGTTACCTATGTTAACAAtaacagaaatggaaataaaattgaagtATGAAAAGCATAGTAATTTTGAATTTGTGAATAAACCAAAGAAATGGCTGGCTTATAAAttgtgaagagaaaaagaaaatgatattgaaattaacagagggagatactgtattaatggataATGTGGCcatacaaaaacatttttatcaatattattctaatttgTATAAAGGGCATGATATTCCGTTAGAGAAAATAGATTACTAtcttagaaaacaaaatttaccaacaattacagaagaacaaagacaaaTAATGAATGGATCTATAATGATAAGAGAAGTTtcagaagcaattaaaaagaGTAAACCAGGAAAGGTGTCTGCACCAGATGGACTATTGACTTTGTATTCTAAGTGCTTTGAGGATGTACTTTTACAACCCTTTACAAAATACGATGAATTCTATTCTATAGGGAGGAAAGATGTCACAGACTTTTTTGTTgtagtttatttgttcagtcgcttccgactcttcgtgacttcacggaccagcccacgccagagcctcctgttggtcaacacccccagctcccccagggaagagtccgtcacctctagaatatcatccatccatcttgcccttggttggcccctcttccttttgccttccactctccctagcatcatcatcgtctccagggtgtcctgtcttctcattatgtggccaaagtatttcagttttgcctttaaaatcattccctcaggtgagaagtctggctttatttcttggagtatgaactggtttgatcttcttgcagtccaaggcactcagaattttcctccaacaccacagttccaaagcatctatcttccttctctcagccttccttatggtccagctctcgcagccatatgttactactgggactGTTActactattgctttaactatgcggacctttgctgtcagtgtgatgtctctgctcttgactattttattgagatttgtcattgctcttctcccaaggattaagcgtcttctgatttcctgcccgcagtcagcatctgcagtaatcttcgcacctagaaatacaaagtctttcactgcctctacgttttctccctctatttgccagttatcaatcaagctggttgccataatcttggttttttttttgaggtttagctgcaagccagcttttgcactttcttctttcaccttcatcataaggctcctcagttcctctttgctttcagccatccaagtggtatcatctgcatatctgagattgttaatgcttcttccagtgattttaactccagctttggattcctcaagcccagcacgtcgcatgatgtgttctgcgtacaagttgaataggtagggtgagagtatacaaccctgccgtactcctttcccaatcttaaaccagtccgttgttccgtcgtctgttcttaccgttgctacttggtcgttatacagattcctcaggaggcagacaagatgacttggtatccccatactgctaagaacttgccacaatttgttatggtccacacagtcaaaggctttagaatagtcaataaaacagaaatagatgttttcctgaaactccctggctttttccattatccagcggatattggcaatttggtccctagttcctctgccttttctaaacccagcttgtacatctggcaattctcgctccatgaattgctgaagtctaccttgcaggatcttgagcattaccttactggcatgtgaaatgagtgccactgttcgatagtttgaacattctttagtgtaccccttgtttggtatggggatataagttgattttttccagtctgatggccattcttctgttttccaaatttgctggcatatagcatgtatcttcacagcatcatctcgcaagattttgaacaattcagctgggataccatcgtctcctgctgccttgttattagcaatgcttcttaaggcccattcaacctcactcttcaggatgcctggctctagctcactgatcacaccgtcaaagctatctccgatattgttatccttcctatacaggtcttctgtatattcttgccaccttttcttgatctcttcttcttctgttaagtccttaccatctttgtttttgatcatacccatttttgcctggaatttacctccaatgtttctaattttctggaagaggtctcttgtccttcctattctattgtcttcttccacttccacgcattgcttgtttaaaagtaattccttatctcttc contains:
- the CATSPERE gene encoding cation channel sperm-associated auxiliary subunit epsilon — protein: MATILGKAVTFQDCFVLDTPFSIAQPLYKLGLETGVSVTLPRGSETIISWAACYPESAVVVTDVGIFHTSNGFLTTAEIKFPVGLIDPSMIHSIKEVAIVFPNVFILIQNILYEASVGTITNVGDNYFHRVDIIGIRAKTWCSDYSGNAIIKLKNNALFFFKFQTTDVVKLTAWENNLTRFIFYFNPSGDMYLLTINNTNINRKVYPLNLEVLSAASKLNEVCPYISFEHNLNLDIHYIDRRENVTFWGQIVFLENLGLSTDVKIYRPELLLTEIHINYEIARGICTKNKTVTFYEARDTSLYDYQEEL